A section of the Roseivirga sp. BDSF3-8 genome encodes:
- the gwsS gene encoding grasp-with-spasm system SPASM domain peptide maturase, whose translation MTAQTDQPYFILFANCIPVKGATRSVICDIQRYNYDFIPNALYDMLTEELHKPVREIAASYGEDNIDTVLEYFEYLEEKEYGFFGSDEERALFPNLNLEWDHPSLVTNAIMDIDAGTRVEWVEAFARQLDEARCEAMDIRIYQAIPPDTLAQIVNCFKRHTIESIMLYLPWAPDYEALYDGLCQNLRLKQIVVHGCPTPEDHSSRIRKNNLVFIKKAIDSHTHCGAVSPNYFSPNKMLFTESQKHNSCLNRKVSMDTAGYLCQCPSMPARFGHIDQTLIKNIISEQDFSQVWHVHKDQIDTCKDCEFRHICTDCRAWRKNEDMLSKPDKCHYDPYSAEWLSPEKEIVTENTP comes from the coding sequence ATGACAGCGCAAACCGATCAGCCATATTTCATCCTATTTGCCAATTGCATCCCCGTAAAGGGTGCCACAAGGTCCGTTATTTGCGATATACAGCGGTATAACTATGACTTTATACCCAATGCCCTCTACGACATGCTCACAGAAGAGCTCCATAAGCCCGTCCGGGAAATAGCAGCTTCATACGGTGAGGACAATATAGATACCGTACTGGAATACTTTGAATACCTCGAAGAAAAGGAATACGGTTTTTTTGGTTCAGATGAGGAAAGAGCCCTTTTTCCGAATCTAAACCTCGAGTGGGATCATCCTTCTCTTGTGACTAATGCCATTATGGACATTGATGCAGGGACCCGGGTGGAATGGGTAGAGGCATTTGCCCGCCAACTGGACGAAGCCCGGTGCGAAGCCATGGATATTCGCATCTACCAGGCCATACCTCCAGACACACTTGCACAGATAGTAAACTGCTTCAAACGGCATACCATAGAGTCTATCATGCTTTATCTGCCATGGGCTCCGGACTATGAGGCCTTATATGATGGGCTGTGTCAGAACCTGCGCTTAAAACAGATAGTAGTGCATGGCTGCCCCACCCCTGAGGACCACTCCTCACGCATCCGGAAAAACAACCTCGTATTTATCAAAAAGGCCATCGATAGCCACACCCACTGCGGCGCGGTATCCCCGAACTATTTCAGCCCCAATAAAATGCTCTTCACCGAATCACAGAAGCACAATTCCTGCCTTAACAGAAAAGTAAGTATGGATACCGCCGGGTACCTGTGTCAGTGCCCCTCTATGCCGGCCCGGTTCGGGCATATAGATCAGACGCTTATTAAAAACATTATTTCAGAACAGGACTTCAGCCAGGTATGGCATGTCCATAAAGACCAGATTGATACCTGCAAAGACTGTGAATTCAGACACATCTGCACCGATTGCCGTGCATGGCGAAAAAATGAAGATATGCTAAGCAAGCCTGATAAGTGTCATTACGATCCCTATTCAGCAGAGTGGCTTAGCCCGGAAAAGGAAATTGTCACTGAAAACACACCTTAG
- a CDS encoding SRPBCC family protein: MNIEVDAGAKAFAKAEVRIDATPEIVYDILSHIRKWPSWQEDVSRTKINNVQPEAGTEFSWKVNGMTIKSRLHTANYPAALGWTGEVWWYKAIHNWHMVPDGDGGTYLTVVESMSGFGASLMQGMLRKSVRKNAKELKRAAEHK; this comes from the coding sequence ATGAATATTGAGGTGGACGCAGGTGCGAAGGCATTTGCAAAAGCTGAAGTCCGGATAGATGCTACTCCGGAAATTGTCTATGATATCCTATCTCATATAAGAAAGTGGCCCTCATGGCAGGAAGATGTCTCCCGCACTAAAATCAATAATGTACAGCCTGAGGCAGGCACTGAATTTAGCTGGAAGGTGAATGGGATGACGATCAAATCCCGGTTACATACAGCGAACTATCCGGCTGCCCTTGGGTGGACGGGTGAGGTGTGGTGGTACAAAGCCATTCATAACTGGCATATGGTGCCTGACGGTGACGGGGGTACCTATCTGACTGTGGTAGAATCCATGTCAGGCTTCGGAGCCAGCCTTATGCAGGGCATGCTGCGCAAGAGTGTGCGGAAGAATGCGAAAGAACTTAAGCGAGCTGCGGAGCACAAGTAG
- a CDS encoding TetR/AcrR family transcriptional regulator — MEVKDKIIHTAEGLFLQYGIRSVTMDDIAKELGISKKTIYQYFNDKEEVVCVVTRDHLSLEKAEIESVVYGSENAIEVIQGISRCMRRNVQNMNPSLLFDLKKYHHKAYKIYEEWKQNDLVQLIEKTLKRGMEEGLFREDINPSVLAIARIEQTQMGMDPQVFPRGEFDLVDVQYQLFNLFMHGILSDKGRAVLSKYEKLFLEK, encoded by the coding sequence TTGGAAGTAAAAGACAAGATCATTCACACGGCCGAGGGGCTGTTTCTGCAGTATGGTATCCGTAGTGTGACTATGGATGATATAGCGAAGGAGCTGGGGATTAGTAAGAAAACGATCTACCAGTATTTTAATGATAAGGAGGAGGTGGTATGTGTAGTGACGCGGGACCACCTGAGCCTGGAGAAGGCTGAAATTGAATCAGTGGTTTACGGTTCAGAAAATGCGATCGAGGTGATACAGGGGATATCCCGCTGTATGCGCCGGAATGTGCAAAACATGAACCCTTCTCTGCTATTTGACCTAAAAAAATACCACCATAAGGCCTATAAGATCTATGAGGAGTGGAAGCAGAATGACCTGGTGCAACTCATAGAAAAGACACTGAAGCGAGGTATGGAAGAGGGCCTTTTTCGCGAAGACATAAACCCTTCGGTCTTAGCCATTGCCAGAATTGAGCAAACTCAGATGGGCATGGACCCCCAGGTATTTCCCCGCGGGGAGTTTGACCTGGTGGATGTACAGTATCAACTGTTCAACTTATTTATGCACGGTATTCTCTCGGATAAAGGCCGTGCAGTTTTATCTAAATATGAAAAATTGTTTTTAGAGAAATGA
- a CDS encoding TolC family protein, with protein MMKLARITALFSLSLLIAIGASAQEANTTRTAYSLQEAVDYALNNNQQVQNALLEEDIAKTEVGEIRAAGLPQVTVGVDMNYNYELRKTFVDPSNFPTGDTGGGQEPQEDLILAFGTKYDGTANLTVNQLIFDGSYFVGLKAARTYRELSAKERVRTKIRTAEQVTKAYYGVLVFRERLKLVEQNYQRLDTLLRETTALFENGFAEKIDVDRIRVQYNNIRTERTRTQRLYEVNKDLLKFQMGYPVRQPIELTSSLEDVSFEESLDRYDEFNYQQRIEYSQLQTNKDLAQLDLKNNKVQYLPNLSAVFSYGYNTGAGSFDQMFTWDRWLNYGVMGLRLNVPVFDGLRKSYRIQKNRIQIEQIENQQELTRNSIDLELERSATELQNALDVLENQEENLELAGEVYRVAKIKYQEGIGSNLEVVEAETDLRTAEVNYYTAMYDALIAKVDRQLASGTLYQE; from the coding sequence ATGATGAAGCTCGCCAGAATTACGGCATTGTTCAGCTTATCGCTCCTCATTGCTATCGGCGCTTCTGCACAGGAAGCGAACACTACCCGGACGGCTTACTCACTGCAGGAAGCGGTGGACTATGCCCTGAATAATAATCAGCAGGTACAAAATGCCTTGCTGGAAGAGGATATTGCGAAAACGGAGGTGGGTGAGATCCGTGCTGCCGGCCTGCCCCAGGTTACTGTAGGGGTGGACATGAACTATAATTATGAACTGCGAAAGACCTTCGTAGATCCCAGTAATTTCCCTACAGGGGATACAGGTGGGGGCCAGGAGCCTCAGGAGGATCTGATCCTGGCCTTTGGTACCAAATATGACGGTACGGCTAATCTTACTGTAAACCAGTTGATCTTTGACGGATCATACTTTGTAGGGCTGAAGGCGGCAAGGACTTATCGGGAGCTATCGGCCAAGGAGAGGGTGAGGACGAAGATCCGCACGGCTGAACAGGTGACGAAGGCTTACTACGGGGTGCTGGTGTTTCGTGAAAGGCTGAAGCTGGTGGAGCAAAACTACCAGCGGCTGGATACCCTTTTGAGAGAGACTACGGCATTATTTGAAAATGGCTTCGCGGAGAAGATCGATGTGGACAGGATACGGGTGCAGTATAATAATATACGTACTGAGCGTACGCGTACCCAACGCTTGTATGAAGTAAATAAGGACCTCCTTAAGTTTCAGATGGGCTACCCTGTAAGGCAACCTATAGAACTTACCAGCTCGCTGGAAGATGTATCCTTTGAAGAATCGCTGGACAGGTATGATGAATTTAACTACCAGCAGCGTATAGAATATAGCCAGTTGCAGACTAATAAGGATCTGGCCCAACTGGACCTTAAGAATAATAAGGTGCAGTACCTGCCGAATCTTTCTGCGGTATTCTCCTACGGGTATAACACGGGAGCGGGTTCCTTCGATCAGATGTTTACGTGGGATCGTTGGCTGAACTACGGGGTAATGGGCCTGCGGCTCAATGTGCCGGTATTCGACGGCTTGCGTAAAAGCTACCGTATTCAGAAAAACCGTATCCAGATAGAGCAGATAGAAAATCAGCAGGAGCTAACCAGAAACAGCATAGACCTGGAGCTGGAGCGCTCTGCGACTGAGCTGCAAAATGCCCTGGATGTACTGGAAAACCAGGAGGAAAACCTGGAGCTGGCGGGTGAGGTATATCGTGTGGCAAAAATCAAATACCAGGAGGGGATAGGCTCTAACCTGGAGGTGGTGGAAGCCGAGACTGACCTCCGTACCGCTGAAGTAAATTACTATACCGCGATGTATGATGCCCTGATCGCTAAAGTAGACAGGCAGCTAGCCAGCGGAACCCTTTACCAAGAATAA
- a CDS encoding efflux RND transporter permease subunit, giving the protein MKADNNKETPAGGNNQEMKVDKEFGLTTLSVKNRTTVFFLTLLVVLMGIGTYVSLPKENFPEIEQPIVYVGTPHPGNSPVDMENLITRPIEKELNTIAEVDEIKSTSVQDYSTIIVEFNPETDIDDALTKVKDAVDRAKPELPSDLQEDPNVFEMNFSEMPILNINLSGDFSIETLNEYAEYLEEEIEKLTEISKAEIRGVDEKEVQVLVDPYAMEARMVSFSDIENAISAENVTLSGGNILADGVRRTLRVIGEFSDPSQLEDIVIKNENNNIVYLKDIARVKFGYEDKESYARLETDPVVMLDVVKRSGENLLIATEKIFDILEDAEENYFPEGLTVTITNDQSENTRDMVSSLENNIISGVILVVLVLLFFLGTRNALFVGIAIPLSMFLTFLILGAFDISINMMVLFSLIMALGMLVDNGIVVVENVYRLMEKGYNAVAATKLGVGEVAMPIIASTATTLAAFLPLAFWPGLMGEFMKYLPITLIITLGSSLFVALVINPVFISAFMKLDTGEKRDTGKMWKIVGILVVIGGLLIITGFSQDIGGLIAAGNLFVFFALLKPLDVYLLTPGARKFQQTFLPWIERLYRNTIVFALRGRNPLWFFGGTVVALIFAIGLMGVVPPKVLYFPELEPLYVNVFVEFPVGTDIEETNEFTQEIEDKVIDIIEPYRYMVESVVAKVGQDTSDPNDPSAFGSSDTPNKARLTVNFVEYKEREGQSTKEIMEEIREGLQGYPGVTITVDKDANGPPAGKPISIEITGEDYATLINTAESMRTYITNSGIEGIEKLKMDLETGKPELIIDIDREKARRFGLSTYTIANEVRTSLFGKEISKYKEGEDDYEIQLRLDTTYRYDLDALLNKSITFRDQSSGNMRQVPISSVADVQLSSTYGSVKRKDLKRIITLSSNVLGDFNPTEVNEEIKTLLQDFNMPAGYEYKFGGEQEKQAEEMAFLSKALFLAIFFIFLIIVSQFNKITAPFIIMTSVLFSTIGVFLGLVVFRMDFIVIMTMIGIISLAGIVVNNAIVLIDFIELQRRRHREELGVELLPYNLIKESIIEAGETRLRPVLLTAITTILGLIPLAVGINIDFIRLFTEYNADFYLGGDNVKFWGPMSWTIIYGLTVSTFLTLVIVPVMYLITDKLKYKAAKKREKLKEKMATA; this is encoded by the coding sequence ATGAAAGCCGACAATAACAAGGAAACACCTGCTGGCGGCAATAACCAGGAGATGAAAGTGGACAAGGAATTTGGCCTTACCACTCTTTCCGTGAAAAACCGGACGACCGTATTCTTCCTCACTCTTCTTGTGGTGCTCATGGGGATTGGAACCTACGTGAGCTTACCGAAGGAGAACTTCCCGGAAATAGAGCAACCCATAGTATATGTGGGGACACCTCACCCGGGTAACTCGCCGGTGGATATGGAAAACCTCATTACCCGCCCTATAGAAAAGGAGCTGAACACGATTGCTGAGGTGGATGAGATCAAGTCTACCTCGGTGCAGGACTACAGCACCATCATAGTAGAGTTTAACCCGGAGACGGACATAGATGATGCGCTCACGAAGGTAAAGGATGCGGTGGACCGCGCCAAGCCGGAGTTGCCCTCAGATCTGCAGGAGGACCCTAATGTCTTTGAGATGAACTTCTCGGAGATGCCTATCCTGAACATCAACCTTTCGGGTGATTTCAGTATCGAGACGCTTAATGAGTACGCGGAGTACCTGGAAGAAGAGATCGAAAAGCTGACGGAGATATCCAAAGCGGAGATTAGGGGCGTGGATGAGAAGGAGGTGCAGGTGCTGGTGGATCCCTATGCTATGGAGGCACGTATGGTCAGCTTCAGTGATATTGAGAATGCCATTTCTGCCGAGAACGTGACGCTAAGCGGGGGTAATATCCTGGCTGACGGCGTGAGGCGTACCCTTAGGGTGATCGGGGAGTTTAGCGATCCCAGTCAGCTCGAAGATATTGTGATCAAAAATGAGAACAATAACATCGTTTACCTGAAGGACATAGCGCGGGTAAAATTCGGTTACGAGGATAAGGAAAGTTATGCGCGCCTGGAGACGGATCCTGTGGTGATGTTAGATGTGGTAAAGAGAAGCGGGGAAAACCTGCTGATAGCTACGGAGAAGATATTTGACATCCTCGAGGATGCTGAAGAAAACTATTTTCCGGAAGGGCTTACGGTAACGATTACCAATGACCAGTCGGAAAATACAAGGGACATGGTGAGCAGCCTGGAGAACAATATTATCTCGGGGGTAATCCTGGTGGTACTGGTACTGCTGTTCTTCCTGGGTACGCGTAATGCGCTCTTTGTGGGTATCGCGATACCGCTGTCAATGTTTCTCACTTTTCTTATACTTGGTGCTTTTGATATCAGCATTAATATGATGGTGCTTTTCTCGCTCATCATGGCACTGGGTATGCTGGTGGATAACGGTATTGTGGTGGTGGAGAACGTATACCGCCTGATGGAGAAGGGGTATAATGCTGTGGCGGCTACTAAACTGGGTGTAGGTGAGGTGGCTATGCCTATCATTGCGAGTACGGCTACGACGCTGGCGGCCTTCCTTCCGCTTGCCTTCTGGCCGGGCCTGATGGGTGAGTTCATGAAGTACCTGCCTATTACCCTCATTATTACGCTGGGCTCTTCGCTTTTTGTGGCGCTGGTCATCAACCCTGTTTTTATCAGTGCCTTTATGAAACTGGATACGGGTGAAAAGCGCGATACGGGTAAGATGTGGAAGATAGTGGGTATACTGGTAGTTATTGGCGGCCTACTGATCATTACAGGCTTCTCACAGGATATTGGTGGTTTAATTGCCGCTGGTAACCTCTTCGTATTCTTTGCCTTGCTCAAGCCTTTGGATGTGTACCTGCTTACTCCGGGTGCCCGGAAGTTTCAGCAGACGTTTCTGCCATGGATAGAGCGTCTGTACCGCAATACTATCGTATTTGCGCTCAGGGGCAGAAACCCGCTTTGGTTCTTCGGAGGTACGGTGGTTGCCCTGATCTTTGCCATAGGACTTATGGGGGTGGTGCCGCCTAAGGTGCTGTATTTTCCGGAACTGGAGCCTCTGTACGTGAACGTATTTGTGGAGTTTCCGGTAGGCACAGATATTGAAGAAACCAACGAATTTACACAAGAGATAGAAGATAAGGTAATAGATATCATAGAGCCTTATCGCTATATGGTGGAGTCTGTGGTGGCTAAGGTAGGACAGGACACTTCCGATCCTAACGATCCTTCTGCCTTCGGCTCTTCTGATACACCAAATAAGGCCCGCCTTACGGTTAACTTTGTGGAATATAAGGAGCGGGAAGGCCAGAGCACGAAGGAGATTATGGAGGAGATCCGGGAAGGCCTGCAAGGGTATCCGGGGGTGACGATCACGGTGGATAAGGATGCTAACGGTCCGCCTGCGGGTAAGCCTATCAGTATCGAGATTACGGGTGAGGACTATGCCACGCTGATCAATACGGCGGAGTCTATGCGTACTTACATTACTAACTCTGGCATAGAGGGTATCGAAAAGCTGAAAATGGATCTGGAGACTGGTAAGCCTGAGCTTATCATAGACATAGACCGCGAAAAAGCGCGCCGCTTCGGGCTGAGTACTTACACTATTGCTAATGAGGTGCGTACCTCACTCTTTGGTAAGGAAATAAGTAAGTATAAAGAGGGGGAGGATGATTATGAGATCCAGCTTCGCCTGGATACTACTTATCGCTATGACCTGGATGCGCTGCTGAACAAAAGCATTACATTCCGCGACCAGAGCTCGGGTAATATGCGCCAGGTACCTATATCATCTGTAGCGGATGTGCAGCTGAGCTCTACGTACGGCAGTGTAAAACGTAAAGACCTGAAGCGGATCATCACGCTGAGCTCGAACGTGCTGGGTGATTTTAACCCGACTGAGGTGAACGAGGAAATCAAAACCTTGCTGCAGGACTTTAACATGCCGGCGGGATATGAGTACAAGTTTGGCGGAGAGCAGGAGAAACAGGCCGAGGAGATGGCCTTCCTGAGCAAAGCGCTCTTCCTTGCCATATTCTTTATTTTCCTCATCATCGTGAGCCAGTTTAATAAGATCACGGCGCCGTTCATTATCATGACTTCCGTACTGTTCAGTACCATTGGTGTATTCCTTGGTCTGGTGGTGTTCCGTATGGATTTTATTGTGATCATGACCATGATCGGTATTATTTCCCTGGCGGGTATTGTGGTAAACAATGCCATTGTACTGATTGACTTTATCGAGCTACAACGCAGACGCCACCGTGAGGAGCTGGGTGTGGAGTTGCTCCCGTATAATCTTATCAAGGAGTCAATCATTGAAGCGGGTGAGACCCGTCTGCGTCCGGTACTGCTTACTGCTATTACCACGATTCTCGGACTTATTCCCCTGGCTGTGGGTATCAACATTGACTTTATCAGGTTATTCACTGAATACAATGCTGACTTCTACCTGGGTGGGGACAATGTGAAGTTCTGGGGGCCTATGTCCTGGACCATCATTTACGGCCTTACGGTGAGTACCTTCCTTACCTTGGTCATTGTGCCGGTCATGTACCTGATTACGGATAAGCTTAAGTACAAGGCGGCTAAAAAAAGAGAGAAGCTGAAGGAAAAGATGGCTACGGCCTGA
- the gwsG gene encoding grasp-with-spasm system ATP-grasp peptide maturase — protein sequence MSEIKPPSFIHNPYVSMAKSPILIMSIDQDPNTTEVMRWLLNYNEEPIRINEAEQAVSLSHVEDGEVFLQMDGRQLPLKSIKSYWYRRGNWQIDKPALSAEDKALEEESAKFLKRENDAVIEYLHHKLKAVPWLSDHASATGINKDIVLDTAREHGLSVPPSLITGSRQVLLEFLDKHKEIVTKAIRTAIRYYTPTHWLPMYTEELTEEMAQSLPETFGLSLFQKKIPKRYEIRSFFLENEYYSMAIFSQKDAQTATDFRRYKHEKPNRTVPFTLPERIRSKLQKVMKSLGLKTGSIDLMVTPAGEYFFLEVNPIGQFGMTSYPCNYFLERRIAQYLKDGK from the coding sequence GTGTCTGAGATAAAGCCTCCAAGCTTTATCCATAACCCCTATGTGTCTATGGCAAAAAGCCCCATTCTGATCATGTCCATAGATCAGGACCCCAACACCACGGAAGTGATGCGATGGTTGCTAAACTACAATGAAGAACCAATTAGAATCAATGAAGCTGAACAGGCAGTAAGCCTGAGTCATGTAGAAGATGGCGAGGTCTTTCTGCAAATGGACGGCCGGCAGTTACCACTTAAATCCATAAAGTCCTATTGGTATAGAAGAGGCAACTGGCAGATAGATAAGCCTGCCTTATCCGCAGAGGATAAGGCACTGGAAGAGGAATCAGCCAAATTCCTTAAAAGAGAAAATGACGCTGTAATTGAATACCTGCATCATAAACTCAAGGCTGTGCCCTGGCTAAGCGATCATGCCTCAGCCACCGGCATTAATAAGGATATAGTACTCGATACCGCCAGGGAACATGGCCTCTCCGTCCCGCCCTCCCTTATTACAGGCTCGCGTCAGGTGCTTTTGGAGTTTCTGGACAAACACAAGGAGATAGTCACAAAGGCGATACGTACGGCCATCCGGTATTATACACCCACCCACTGGCTGCCAATGTATACAGAAGAGCTAACGGAAGAAATGGCACAATCCCTTCCTGAAACTTTTGGCCTTAGCTTATTCCAGAAAAAAATCCCTAAGCGGTACGAAATACGGAGTTTTTTTCTTGAGAATGAATATTACTCAATGGCCATTTTTTCACAAAAAGATGCACAGACAGCCACCGATTTCAGGCGGTATAAGCACGAAAAACCTAACCGCACGGTCCCGTTCACCTTACCTGAACGCATCCGGAGTAAGCTGCAAAAAGTAATGAAGTCACTGGGCCTGAAAACCGGGTCCATAGACCTCATGGTAACCCCCGCTGGCGAATATTTCTTCCTGGAAGTAAACCCGATCGGGCAGTTTGGCATGACCAGCTACCCCTGCAACTACTTTCTGGAGCGCCGAATAGCTCAATACCTGAAAGATGGAAAATAA
- a CDS encoding metallophosphoesterase: MSRGLWIALVVAFLILIDIYVFQAVRVMAESWSLMGRRIAYSVYWGLSILAVLGIFAAIVVDFEKYRLLRYFIFSGIFANILGKVFASLFLGVDDIMRGVQWVWQQFSPPAAPRDNSRHDFLVKGSIIAGTIPLVTMSYGIISGAHDYRVITRRIALPNLPKSFHGIRIAQVSDIHSGSFFNKTAVKGGVEMVLNEKPDLIFFTGDLVNNESKEVRDYIPVFNKLKAPLGVYSTLGNHDYANYTEWPSEQARVQDVKNLMEAHRIMGYDLLMNEHRMLEQGGDKLAILGVENWGKGRFPKYGRLDQAHKGTGGAAVKLLLSHDPSHWDGQVRPEYPDIDVMFAGHTHGFQFGVEIGDFRWSPSQYVYKQWADLYKEGNQYLYVNRGFGFLGFPGRVGMPPEITIIELVTA, from the coding sequence ATGAGCAGAGGCTTATGGATTGCCCTGGTGGTGGCATTTCTTATTCTTATTGACATATATGTGTTTCAGGCGGTACGGGTAATGGCTGAGTCATGGAGCCTGATGGGCCGTCGCATTGCCTACAGTGTTTACTGGGGCCTGAGCATACTTGCTGTGCTGGGTATTTTTGCGGCTATAGTGGTGGACTTTGAGAAGTACAGGCTACTGCGCTACTTTATTTTTTCAGGCATATTTGCCAATATTCTGGGTAAGGTCTTTGCCTCTCTTTTTCTGGGGGTTGATGACATTATGCGTGGTGTGCAATGGGTGTGGCAGCAATTTTCGCCCCCAGCGGCACCCCGGGATAATAGCCGGCACGACTTCCTGGTAAAGGGCAGTATCATTGCGGGAACTATCCCGCTCGTAACGATGAGCTATGGCATCATATCCGGTGCACATGACTACCGCGTCATTACCCGGAGGATCGCCCTCCCTAATCTGCCCAAAAGCTTTCACGGTATCCGTATCGCCCAGGTATCTGACATACACAGCGGTAGCTTTTTTAACAAAACGGCTGTGAAGGGCGGGGTGGAGATGGTGCTGAATGAAAAGCCTGACCTCATATTCTTCACGGGTGACCTGGTGAACAACGAATCGAAAGAAGTGCGGGATTATATCCCTGTATTTAATAAACTGAAGGCTCCATTGGGCGTTTACAGTACGCTGGGTAATCACGATTACGCCAACTATACGGAATGGCCGAGTGAGCAGGCTCGTGTGCAGGATGTGAAAAACCTGATGGAGGCACACCGGATCATGGGCTATGATCTGCTTATGAATGAGCATCGTATGCTGGAGCAGGGCGGGGACAAGCTGGCTATCCTGGGTGTGGAAAACTGGGGTAAGGGCCGCTTCCCTAAATATGGCCGGCTGGATCAGGCCCATAAGGGTACAGGTGGGGCTGCTGTGAAGCTGCTGCTAAGCCACGACCCAAGCCACTGGGACGGCCAGGTAAGGCCTGAATATCCTGACATTGATGTCATGTTTGCAGGGCATACTCACGGGTTTCAGTTCGGTGTGGAAATAGGCGACTTCCGCTGGAGCCCCTCACAGTACGTCTACAAACAGTGGGCGGATCTGTATAAGGAGGGTAATCAGTACCTGTATGTGAACAGGGGGTTCGGATTTCTTGGCTTCCCGGGGCGCGTAGGTATGCCTCCGGAGATAACAATAATAGAACTGGTTACAGCCTGA
- a CDS encoding efflux RND transporter periplasmic adaptor subunit: protein MRNLTMLIAAGVFLTGAVSCNDDSLEKKKAKLKELKAEAKELDTQIDSLTLEISAMDSTFGRNDANIVQVTVLDMQPDDFAHRIEVRGAVESRRNVMLSAETSGRIQDINVQEGARVKKGQVLVELDASVIRNNIGEVKTNMELAETVYKRQKNLWDQKIGTEIQYLEAKNRFESLKSRLNTLYSQLDMANVKAPFNGRIDEVPARLGEMVAPGMPLVRIISPGDMYIQADVSERYIGRFDEGDTVIVRFPALNKEITTTISSVSGVINRANRTFSVEVKLPKVDFTVKPNQVAVLNITDYTADDVLTIPTKLIQRDSEGVYVYRLNNKEGDKVAEKVHIETGTSYDGMTEVVSGLNSGDSIIDKGAREVTDGIQVKLVQSAGVTAGM from the coding sequence ATGAGAAACCTGACAATGCTTATCGCAGCCGGTGTGTTCCTTACCGGCGCCGTTTCCTGTAATGATGACAGCCTGGAAAAGAAAAAGGCGAAACTGAAGGAGCTGAAAGCTGAGGCCAAAGAGCTGGACACTCAAATAGATTCTCTGACACTGGAGATATCTGCCATGGACTCTACTTTTGGGCGAAATGATGCCAACATCGTGCAGGTGACTGTACTGGATATGCAACCTGATGATTTTGCCCACCGGATTGAAGTGCGCGGAGCGGTTGAATCACGCCGAAATGTGATGCTCAGCGCAGAGACCTCCGGGCGTATTCAGGATATTAATGTGCAGGAGGGTGCCAGGGTAAAAAAAGGCCAGGTACTGGTGGAATTGGATGCGAGTGTGATCCGGAATAACATAGGAGAGGTAAAGACTAATATGGAACTGGCTGAAACAGTGTATAAGCGCCAGAAGAACCTGTGGGACCAGAAGATAGGTACGGAGATACAGTACCTTGAAGCTAAAAACCGGTTCGAATCTCTGAAAAGCCGCCTGAATACCCTGTACAGTCAGCTTGATATGGCTAACGTGAAGGCGCCCTTCAACGGGAGAATTGACGAAGTGCCTGCACGTCTGGGTGAAATGGTAGCACCGGGTATGCCTCTGGTACGTATCATAAGCCCCGGTGATATGTATATACAGGCCGATGTGTCTGAGCGCTATATTGGCCGGTTTGATGAGGGGGATACGGTGATAGTACGCTTTCCTGCTCTAAATAAAGAGATCACCACTACTATCAGTAGTGTAAGTGGTGTGATCAACAGGGCCAACAGGACCTTCTCTGTAGAGGTGAAATTACCTAAGGTTGATTTTACTGTGAAGCCTAACCAGGTGGCGGTACTGAATATAACTGACTACACTGCAGACGATGTGCTGACTATCCCTACGAAACTTATCCAGAGAGATTCGGAAGGCGTGTATGTGTACCGCCTGAATAATAAGGAGGGCGATAAGGTGGCCGAAAAAGTGCACATAGAAACAGGAACGTCTTACGACGGGATGACCGAGGTAGTGTCAGGCCTGAACAGCGGGGACTCTATCATTGATAAAGGGGCCCGTGAAGTAACAGACGGCATACAGGTAAAACTGGTTCAATCCGCTGGCGTAACTGCCGGAATGTAA